The window TTTCACCTGAACCGCTGATCGCTATGAGGAGGTCGCCCTTCTCGAAGGCCGGCGTTATGGTCTCTCCAACGACGTAGACGTTGAAGTCGAGGTGCATGAGGCGCATCGCGAAGGCCTTGCCGACGAGACCGCTCCTTCCAGCACCGTAGATGAATATCTTGTTCGCCCCTATCATTGCATCAACGAAGCCCCTCACCTGCTCCAGCTTTAAGCTGTCGGCGACGTTGCCGATGTGCTCCACGATATCCTTCATGGCCTTTCTAATCGTCTGCATGTACTCCCCCCAGAAGAGGTCTATTATCCTCCTCGTGACTTCTTCAGGGTCTTTTGCCTTCGTTATCGCCCCGCCGACGATTATTATCGTCGCGCCGAGCTCTATGACCTTCGGTATCGTCTCAAGGTTAAGCCCACCTGCAACAGCTACCGGAACGTTAACGGCCTTCACGACCTTTTCAAGGTCTTCGAGAGGGTTCTTGCCCTGAGCCTGCTCGTCTATGCCCGTGTGGACAAGTATGTAGTGAACCCCCATCTTCTCAAGCTCTTTGGCCCTTTTCACTTTGTCCTTAACGCCTATTAGGTCAACCATGACCCTTATTCCATACCTCTTCGCGACTTCGACCGCGTCCTTTATGGTTTTGTCATCGGCAACCCCGAGGATTGAGACAACGTCTGCTCCGTGTCTAGCCGCCATCTCGACCTCCAGAGCACCGGTATCCATCGTCTTGAGGTCAGCTACAATCTTCCTATCCGGGAAGCGTCTCTTCATAAGCTCAACTGCGCGCATTCCCTCCTTCTTTATTAGGGGAGTCCCAACCTCAAGCCAGTGGGCGCCACCGCGCGCTGCCTTTTCGGCTATAGAAATGGCCTGCTCAATGTCTGTAAGGTCAAGCGCAACCTGGAGTATCATGAGCCTGCCCCCGAAGAGTTTTCGTTTTATGCTTCCGG of the Thermococcus sp. genome contains:
- the hxlAB gene encoding bifunctional 3-hexulose-6-phosphate synthase/6-phospho-3-hexuloisomerase → MILQVALDLTDIEQAISIAEKAARGGAHWLEVGTPLIKKEGMRAVELMKRRFPDRKIVADLKTMDTGALEVEMAARHGADVVSILGVADDKTIKDAVEVAKRYGIRVMVDLIGVKDKVKRAKELEKMGVHYILVHTGIDEQAQGKNPLEDLEKVVKAVNVPVAVAGGLNLETIPKVIELGATIIIVGGAITKAKDPEEVTRRIIDLFWGEYMQTIRKAMKDIVEHIGNVADSLKLEQVRGFVDAMIGANKIFIYGAGRSGLVGKAFAMRLMHLDFNVYVVGETITPAFEKGDLLIAISGSGETTSIVDAAKIAKKQGGKVVAITSYANSTLGKLADVVVEIPGRTKANIPTDYIARQMLTKYKWIAPMGTLFEDSTMVFLDGVIALLMATFQKTEKDMKKKHATLE